In Lagopus muta isolate bLagMut1 chromosome 6, bLagMut1 primary, whole genome shotgun sequence, one DNA window encodes the following:
- the LOC125694708 gene encoding uncharacterized protein LOC125694708: MNPLVIVGVLGKGFKAMVLVTTYWPIIHLTLVCFGIASVYNYLRALMETPMFYLFAMWYDLNFDIYIPEGMANFSNNYIPEGMANFTNSYIPNGIANFTNNTMFRPVSSFSSRFVKRFSNLELILMLVCVSSILLNVLQRICNKESSPKLENDDWQGIWRGLGKVLEAWGPAVSWDFTLEHLWDPEKLSQYLSQGLCGLHKSKEVQLIWGLACAYLALYNTILERESFRAEVQAKGENPQVKSNQSQETPVTIPVAPVEGKKWKRVSSRLEQKREEEEEEEDPGEGPSSEPPPSRKAKTKNIEP, translated from the coding sequence atgaacccactcgttatcgtgggggtgctgggtaaaggatttaaagcaatggtgttagtcacaacctactggccaataatccatctcacacttgtgtgttttggaattgcatccgtatataactatctaagggcactgatggagacacctatgttttacctatttgcaatgtggtatgatttgaactttgacatctacatcccagaaggaatggctaatttctcaaacaactacatcccagaaggaatggctaatttcacaaacagctacatcccaaatggaatagctaattttacaaacaacacgatgttcagaccagtctccagtttttcttctcggtttgttaaacgtttttcgaatcttgaattaatactcatgttggtgtgcgtgtcatcaattctcctgaatgtactCCAACGCATTTGTAAtaaggagtcttctccaaaactagagaatgatgattggcagggaatatggagaggtttaggaaaggttttagaagcatggggacccgcagtgtcatgggattttactcttgaacacctgtgggatcctgagaaactaagccagtatttgagtcagggactatgcggcttacataaatctaaggaggtacaacttatttggggtttggcttgtgcttaccttgccctatataataccattctggagagagagagtttccgagctgaggttcaagccaaaggggaaaatccccaagtcaaatctaatcaatcacaggagacaccagtaacaataccagttgctcctgtggagggcaagaaatggaaacgagtgtcttcgcgtcttgaacaaaaaagagaagaggaggaggaggaggaagatccaggcgaggggccctcctcagaaccaccaccatctcgaaaggcaaaaacaaaaaacatagaaccatga